The following are encoded in a window of Castanea sativa cultivar Marrone di Chiusa Pesio chromosome 5, ASM4071231v1 genomic DNA:
- the LOC142634878 gene encoding uncharacterized protein LOC142634878, which yields MAPQNEQDIIRPITIMLDGPASYHAWSQNMTVFLKGRKLWRYVTGSIPKPIPKPKSIATAAEDASKTATTVDDYKECLEEWESIQSKVLSWFINTSIPSIHNLLPRLETVEVAWKFLVDRYNCTNDSSMEFHIESKLYQMRQETGQSFFDYYSQTSTMWEQLSAADPPLMCSKDIEFFVKYRDRRKFMHFMMGLREDFEPTRASLLSRSPTPSLDATSSKGTHCKFCRAKGHDVSVCRKLQKFVQEQNKASLPRATVVCPSDPSVPTGPSLPSSLTTADIEAVVQQVLSRTAITLSVTSGKQPWFFVTACCNHMTPDESQFSDKAPLEHPTTIYIADGTPLPVSHKGTISSPGLSLSDTFHIPKLSLNLLSVGQLCELGADLLFTNHGVDVQDPQTGQVLGTGRKVGRIFEVHDLKIPSQIVSAAATTATPSPNLWHARLSHPSLSRFQLLAYQDSHGTLPQRSCPYTSQQNGRVERKHRHILDVVRTLVISASLPERFWGEAVLTAVYTINCIPSPTTHKKSPFELLYDQTPDYSSLRVFGCACFVSLSPHERTKLQPQSPIFTNLFLPLYPELVEDSSTLATSPDDSSPVLSQAYDPPVLDPVAPPFPELPVGPELCRSTRVSIPPPYLTDYHCSFALATFYEPHTYRETHTDPLW from the exons atgGCTCCACAAAACGAACAAGATATCATACGTCCTATCACTATTATGTTGGATGGTCCTGCTAGCTATCATGCATGGTCTCAGAATATGACTGTCTTTCTAAAGGGTCGTAAACTGTGGAGATATGTGACTGGTTCAATTCCTAAGCCAATACCAAAACCTAAATCCATAGCCACAGCTGCTGAAGATGCCTCAAAGACCGCTACTACAGTGGATGATTATAAAGAATGCCTAGAGGAATGGGAGAGTATTCAGAGTAAGGTTTTGTCTTGGTTTATCAATACCTCTATTCCCTCTATTCATAATCTTCTTCCTCGTCTTGAGACTGTTGAGGTAGCTTGGAAATTTCTGGTTGATCGCTATAATTGCACTAATGATTCAAGCATGGAGTTCCACATTGAATCAAAGCTTTATCAAATGCGCCAAGAGACAGGTCAGTCTTTTTTTGATTATTATTCTCAGACTTCTACTATGTGGGAACAACTCTCTGCTGCAGATCCTCCACTAATGTGTTCTAAGGACATTGAGTTCTTTGTCAAATATCGGGATCGCCGTAAATTTATGCACTTCATGATGGGTTTACGTGAAGATTTTGAGCCTACTAGGGCTTCTCTGCTGAGCCGGTCTCCTACTCCTTCTCTTGATGCTACA TCTTCCAAAGGTACTCACTGCAAGTTTTGTCGTGCTAAAGGCCATGACGTCTCAGTTTGTCGCAAACTGCAAAAATTTGTGCAAGAGCAGAATAAAGCTTCTCTTCCTCGGGCAACTGTTGTATGTCCTTCAGATCCATCAGTTCCTACAGGTCCATCTTTGCCTTCGTCACTTACTACGGCTGATATTGAGGCAGTAGTTCAACAGGTTTTATCCCGAACTGCCATTACCCTTTCTGTCACCTCAGGTAAACAACCTTGGTTTTTTGTTACTGCATGTTGTAACCATATGACTCCTGATGAATCCCAATTTTCAGATAAGGCACCCTTAGAACACCCTACCACTATTTACATTGCTGATGGAACTCCTTTGCCTGTTAGTCATAAAGGAACAATCTCTTCTCCTGGTTTATCCCTTAGTGACACCTTTCATATCCCAAAGTTATCCCTCAATTTGCTTTCTGTTGGTCAACTTTGTGAATTAGGCGCAGACCTTCTATTTACTAATCATGGTGTGGATGTACAGGATCCCCAGACGGGTCAAGTGCTTGGGACAGGGCGTAAGGTTGGTCGCATATTTGAGGTTCATGATTTGAAGATTCCTTCACAAATTGTTTCTGCAGCTGCTACCACTGCCACCCCCTCACCTAATTTATGGCATGCTCGTCTTAGTCATCCATCCTTATCTCGTTTTCAGTTGTTAGCTTATCAAG ACAGTCATGGTACACTTCCTCAGCGGTCTTGTCCTTACacctctcaacaaaatggtcGTGTAGAACGAAAACATCGTCACATTCTTGATGTTGTCCGCACCCTTGTCATTTCTGCCTCTCTTCCTGAGCGCTTTTGGGGTGAGGCAGTACTCACTGCTGTGTACACCATTAATTGTATTCCTTCACCAACTACACATAAAAAATCACCATTCGAGCTTCTCTACGATCAAACCCCTGACTACTCCTCTCTTCGGGTTTTTGGTTGTGCTTgctttgtctctctttctcctcaTGAACGAACAAAGCTCCAGCCTC AGTCTCCCATTTTTACCAATCTTTTCCTCCCTCTCTATCCTGAACTTGTGGAGGATTCTTCGACATTGGCTACCTCTCCCGACGACTCATCTCCGGTTTTGTCCCAAGCATATGACCCACCTGTCTTAGATCCTGTGGCACCACCCTTTCCTGAGTTACCTGTTGGTCCTGAACTTTGTCGTTCCACCCGGGTAAGCATTCCTCCCCCTTATCTCACTGATTATCACTGCTCTTTTGCTCTTGCCACCTTCTATGaacctcacacctatcgtgagacCCATACTGACCCTCTTTGGTAG